A genomic region of Candidatus Binatia bacterium contains the following coding sequences:
- the rph gene encoding ribonuclease PH — protein MRADGRKTGELRSVKITPGFIRHALGSILIEVGETRVICTATVEEQVPSFLRETKRGWVTAEYGMLPASGDTRIPRESVRGRIGGRTHEIQRLIGRSLRAATDLDLLGSRTIWLDCDVIQADGGTRTASVTGAYVALALALRRLREAGQISGDPLTGSVAAVSAGVVDGKCLLDLSYAEDSHAEVDMNFVMTGKGRFVEVQGTAESKPFTKSQLDRLSEMAWAGVQQLTALQQQALAGG, from the coding sequence GATGGCCGTAAGACCGGAGAACTCCGTTCAGTCAAGATCACCCCGGGCTTTATCCGCCATGCCCTGGGGTCAATATTGATAGAAGTTGGCGAAACCCGCGTCATCTGCACGGCCACGGTGGAAGAACAGGTCCCGTCTTTTCTCCGTGAGACCAAGCGCGGGTGGGTCACCGCCGAGTATGGGATGCTCCCGGCATCCGGCGACACGCGCATCCCGCGTGAATCGGTGCGTGGACGTATCGGTGGCCGCACCCACGAGATTCAGCGCTTGATCGGCCGGAGCCTGCGTGCGGCAACCGATCTCGATCTGCTTGGTTCGCGAACCATCTGGCTCGATTGCGATGTCATCCAAGCTGACGGGGGAACGCGAACGGCGTCGGTCACCGGCGCATACGTGGCCTTGGCCTTGGCGCTGCGGCGGCTCCGGGAGGCCGGGCAGATTAGCGGTGACCCACTTACCGGCTCCGTTGCCGCCGTGAGCGCCGGCGTGGTCGACGGCAAATGCCTGCTGGATTTGTCCTACGCGGAAGACTCTCACGCCGAAGTGGACATGAACTTCGTGATGACCGGGAAGGGGCGGTTCGTCGAGGTGCAGGGCACCGCCGAGTCCAAGCCCTTTACGAAGAGCCAGCTCGATCGCCTGTCGGAAATGGCGTGGGCCGGTGTCCAGCAGCTGACCGCGCTCCAGCAACAAGCACTGGCCGGGGGGTGA